GCCTTCGCGGAAGTTCCAGGTCGCAAGGCCGCGCCCGCGCCCGCGAGCGCCGAGGAGCTGCTGCCTCGCCTGGTGGAGCTGGCGGACGGGACGCGGCCTTTGGCGTCGCTGGCCTCTTCGCTGGGCGTCGAGCCGGGGCTGGCGCGCGAGGCGGCGCGGCTCGGTTGCGACAAGGGGCTGCTCACGCACCAGTTGGAAGTTCCCGCCGCCGCGCACCACCCCGTGGATGACTTGTCGGAGCGGGTCGCGGGTCTGCCGGGCTCGGCGTCTCGGCGCCATGCGCGTGGGCTCTCGGCGCTGGCGGCGTGCATGGCCCGGTACAGCGCCGCCGATGCCGCCGCGAAGATGACGGTGCAGGAGGACTTCGCGCGGCTGGCGCGGGAGCACTGGGGTGTGGCGCCTCCCACCGCGCGCTCGGCCTCGGGCGAGGTGGCGCGAGGCGGCGCGGAAGCGCACAACTTCTACCAGGACCGCTTGCCGCTGCGTGAGGAGTGCGGGGGGGACCTGCGCGTGTCCGTGAGCGGCGAGCGCGCACGGGAGCTGGAGGCGAGGATGGTGCCCGCGCTGACGCTGATGGGCGAGGCCGCCCGGCGCACGCGCGAGGCGGCGCGCACCGCGCTGGCGGCTCGGCTGGGCGTGCGCACCGTGCCGTTCTGGAAGGTGGTGGCGGCGTACTCGGATGGGCCGGTGCCCTTCGACACGAGCGTGAGCGAGGCCCTGGCCCGCGCGATTCCGGATGCCACCGCGCGGGTCGTCGAGGTGGGCGGCGCGCTGGAGGTGGCTCCTCCCGTCGATGCGCGCGCGCTGCCGCTCGTCACGTCCGTGGATGTGCTGGTGGGCGCGGCGAGCGTCGATGCCTGGGCGCGCGGTGACTACGAGCTGGTCCTGGGCGACGTGCATGACACGGCGCTCGTGTGGGGCTGGGCGCTCCAGTTCCACGAGGCGCGGGCGCGCGTGGAGGGAGACATGGTGCGCGCGCTGGCCGCGGTGTCTCGGCCGGGGCCGCTGGTGACGGTGCTGGCGTCGCGGCGCACGGGGCTCTTGCCCGCGGAGCTGCCCGGGCCGGTGGTGGAGCTGGGGGGCGTGAGCGCGCGCGCCGCGGCGTGGCGGCTGCCGTTCGATGACTTGTTCGTGGAGAGCGACGGGAAGAGCGTGCGGCTCGTTTCCAAGCGCCTGGGCTCCGAGGTCTTCCTCCACAACGGCGAGCTGGAGAGCCCCGTGCACACCGCGTTCGCGCTGCCGCGGATCCGCCCGCTGCGAGTGTCGCTGGGGGCGCATACGCCTCGGCTGACGGTGGGCGGCGCGGTGGTGCAGCGCGAGCAGTGGCGCCTGTCCTCGGAGGAGCGGGAGGCGCTCCAAGTAGGGCGTGATGACCGGGCCCGGTTGCGCGCGGCGGTGGCGGTGTGGGACGCGAAGGGGATGCCGGACTGCGTGTTCGCCAAGTTCAAGGACGAGCGAAAACCCGTGTTGGTGGACGTGCGGAGCCCGGCGCTCCTGCGCGTCTTCCTCAATCTTTTGGAGCAGAAGGAAGAAGTCGTGCTGTCGGAGATGCGCCCCGGACCGGAGGCGCTCTGGTTGCGCTCGGACGAGGGGCGGCACACTGTCGAACTCCGCTGCACGCTGCTGTGGGGCGCTGAGACGCCCGAGGTCCGCGAATGAACTTGCTCGTGCTTCCGCCCCATCGGGACGTGACCCTGCGCGCCGAGGCGCCCGAGGGCTGGCGGGTCCTCGACGTGGCGCTCGACTACTGCCGCCGCGTCTTCGCTCCGGACTCGGTGGCCGCCGAGATGGAGGCCCGCGCGCGCGGGGCGCTGACGCCTCAATCCTTGCGCGAGCTGCTGCTCCTGAAGGCCGCTCAAGCCTTGCGCGCCCGGGACGCGGATGCTGGACACGGCACGCTGCGCGCCTTGGGGGCGGTGCTGACCGCGCTCTCCGGTGCGCCGAGCGAGGTGCAGCTCCGGCTCGACGACGTGGCGCTCCATGAGGGCTCCACCGAGCGCAGCGAGGACGTGCTGCGCGCGTTGGACGCGCCGCTGCCGTACCAGGAGGACCTGGCGCGGGCGATTCAGCAGTTCGCGGGCGCGACGCGCGTGAGGCTGTGGTTGGAGAAGGACCTCCAGCTCCCCGCGGCGGCGTGGCTCGCGCGCGAGTGTCCTCCCGACGTGGCCCTGGAGTTGGCGGGGCCCTTCGTCCACTTGCACCGCGCGGCCCTGGCGCGGCTGAGCCCTTTCCAGCGCGCCACCTTCCCCGAGGGGGGAGAGGTGCCTCGGTGGCGGGTGACCGCGGGGCTGGATTCGCCCGCCGGCGCCACGCCTGTGTGGATCCCCGACTTGATGGAGCTGGTCGTCGTGCCGCCTCCGGAGGAGCGCAAGGGCACGGACCTGGTGTGGACCGAGGCCAGCGTGACGGCGGGCGCACCGCGCTGGCGATTGGGCGCGCGCACGGCCAGCGAGGTGCGCGCCTTCACGGGCGGCGCTCCCTGGGCGGGACACGTGGCCCTGGGAACGTTGTTCCGGGCGGAGGCGCTGGTGGAGAGCGGCTGCCAGCTGGCGGTCGTGGGGTTCTGCGCCATCCGCGACGGGCTCGTGATTGATCCGCAGGGCAACGCGCTGTCGGCGGACTTCCTGCGGCGGGGCATGGAGCACCTGCGCCGCGCGGGTGTGTCGGTGGTGGCCGAGTGGTGGGTGGGGGCGCCCGCGGTGGACGAGGGCGCGCTGGAGCAGACGCTCGCGACGCTGCTGGCGGAGCCCTTGTTCGATTGGATCGCGGGGGTACGGCCCTTCCACTGGGCGCTGGAGCGCGGGCCCGAGGCGCGGCGGTTCGACGAGCGCTGGGTGCAGCCCGGCACGCCTCCTGGAGACCGAGACCTCGCGCGGAGTCGGCCTTTCGATGTCCCGGACACCCTCCGTGCCGCGAGGCTTCCGGAAGTCCTGTCCGCGCTGGCGCTGCGCCTGCTGCGACGCCAGCCGCTGAGCCCGGGCCGGGTCGCCGGGGCCTATCTGCGAGTGCCCGCGCGCTCGGTGCCGCCGGGAAGCGAGGCACGCGGGGCGAAGGTGCCCACCCAGGTGCGCCTGGACACGGACTGCGCGGTGGTGGACCTGCCCGCGTCGCTGGACGGTGTGGCGAAGCCGTCGTGGTACGCGGCGAACCTGCGCACCGGCAGCGTGCTTGCGCTGGACACACGCATCGCTCCCAGGCTGAGCACCTTGCTGCAAGCGACCGAGATCTCCGAGGCGCTCAGCGACGTCCCCGAGGCCCACCGGGCGAAGCTGGTGGACGCGCTGGTGGGCAAGGCCGTGCTGGAGCGGGTGCACGCATGAGCGAGCGCTGGACGCTGGGCGACGTGTTCGTGCTGCGGCACGCGGGCTTTCCCTTCGACTGGCTGGAGTCGCTCGGGCTGTCCGCGGAGCTTCAGGCCGAGGCAACGCGGTTGCTCGACGCGGAGCAGTCGCTCGTGGACGCAGTGCGCGCCGAAGCGTCGGAGGCGGACGCGAACGCGCTGCGCGAGGCCCTGGCTCAAGGACGCGAGCCGGCGCGCAAGCTCCGCGTGGGACCAGACCTCCAGGCCGCGCTCGTGCACCATCGGGAGCAACGCGCGGCCCTCCAAGCGCGCTACGCCGAGGAGCGCCAGGCCCTTCGTGAGCGTCTGCGCGAGCGGGCAGGGGACGCGGGCATCCAGGAGGCGGTGTTCCTCTCCAGCCCGGCCATGTTCGACAACGTGTGGAGCCGCTACCTGCGCGGAGGCGAGCGCCCCGACACCTCCGACGCGCGCCGCGTGGAGCGGCAGGTGTACACGTACCTCCAGCGCTTCTGCGCCAAGAACGAGACGACCAGCTTCTTCGGCCCCATCTCCTACGGCGAGCGGACCTCCGAGGACGCGTTCGATGTGCGCACCGTGCCGAGCGGGGACACGCGCCGGCGCACGTTCTTCTCGTTCTGGGCCGTGACGGAGCTGGCGCGCGCGGTGGGCCGTGAGCGGACGCTGCGACCGCACCTGCCGCTGCGCCTCAACCCCGTGTTCACCCTCACCCCGGGCCGGGCCGTCTGCGCGCCGCTGGGGCTGGACGTGCCGCTCTCCCAAGAGGCAGAGGCCTTGCTCGCCGTGCTGCGCGAGCATCCGACTCCTACGCAAGCGGCGAAGGTGCTGGGCGTCGCGGCGGAGGCGGTGGAGCGGCTCGCGATTCCGCTCGTGAAGGGCGCGCTGCTGCTGTGGGGGCTCGGCTTCCATCCGAACGACTTCGGCACCTTCGAGAGCGTCCGTGGCTCCGTGGCCGCGCTGCCCGAGTCCGAGGCACGGTCGCGTTGGCTGGAGCGGCTGGACGGGCTGGACCAACTGCGGAGCGAGTTCCAGGCGGCGGACCTGTCAGGCCGGCGCGGGCTGTTGTTGCGGCTGGAGGCTCGCTTCACCGAGGTGACCGGCAAGCCCGCGCGCCGAGGCGAAGGGCAGGTCTACGCGGATCGCCTGGTGATCTACGAAGAGGCCAGCTCGCCGTTCCGCCTGCGCTTCGGTCAGCGCTTCACCGAGGAGCTGGAGACCGCGTTGTCGGATCCGCTCGCGCTGTCCGCGGCCTATGGCGAGCGCGTGCAGCGCGGCTTCCGCGAGCAGGTCCGCGATGCGCTCGGTCCGGACGAGCGTCCGGTGGACTTCCTCGACTACGCAGTGCGCCTGCGACCGGACAACGTGGCGGGCAGCCGCTTCTCGCCGGTGCCGCCGGTGATGCTGGAGGAGGACGCCGCCCGCGCGCGCACGCTGCCGGTGGACTTCCTGGGCACCTCCGCGCCGGGAGGCCGCTACGCGCTGCCGGACGTGTGCCTCGCGAAGAAGGAGGGCGAGGGCTTCGAGGTCATGCTCGCGCGCGTGCACCACCACCTCCTGCTGTGGAGCTGGCTGGGCGCCTTCTATCCGGACCGGGCGCGCTACGCGGCGGTGGCGGAGCGCTGGCTGAAGGCGGATCCCTCGGCGAAGGGGCTGGTGGGCATGGCCATCCGCCGGCGCAACAAGGGCTTCTACGTGTTCCCAGGCCGGCGCCTCTTGTACTCGGTGTCGGACGTGCTGGACGTGGAGGAGGGCGCGCTGACCCCGTCGACGGTGAAGGTGCTGCCGACGCGCGAGGGCCCGGTGCTCGTGGACGGGAAGGGCGAGCGGCTCTGGCTCTACATGCCGCTCGACGACTTCTCTTCGTACCCGCCGTTCGCGGCGCTGGCGCATCCGCAGGTGCTGCACGCGCCGCTGCGCACGCAAGGCAGCCACCTGCCGAGGTTGAGCGTGGGCGGCGCGGTGTATCAGCGCGAGCGCTGGGAGTTGCCTGCGGCGCGGCTCGCCAAGGTGACGGGGTTCGACCTCTTCCTCGCGGTGCAGCGTGAGCGACGCGCCAACGGCTGGCCGCGCTTCGTCTTCATGCGCACGTCGAAGGAGCGCAAGCCGTACCTCATCGACACGGCGAGCCCGTTCGCGCTGGACCTGTTGTCGCATCTGGCGCGCGAGGCGGAGCGCCTGTCGCTGGAGGAGATGTATCCCGCGCCGGAGCAGCTCTGGCTGAAGGACGCGAGAGGGCGCTACACCTGCGAGCTGCGCATGCAGTTCACCCGCGCGTAGCGCGAGTCAAGGCGTCAGGGCGCGGGTGAGGGCCTGCCTCACCGCGGCGCGGACCGGCGCGGGCACGGCGTCCCCCGGGATGCGACGACACAGCGACACCGTGCGCTGCAGCGAGTCACATGCGTCCGAGCAATTGGGACACGTGGCGAGGTGCTCCTCCAGGCGGACACAGGTGGCCTGGTCGATGTCCCCCTCGGCGTCCTGGGCGAGCACCTGGGCCAGCTCGGGGCAGCCGTTGCCCGTGTCCACGGCGCTCTCTCCGAGGAGCGTGGTCAGGTCCTCGCGCAGTTGGTTGCGCGCGCGGTGCAGCCGGCTCTTGAGCGCCCGCACCTCGATGCCCACCACGCGCGCGGCCTCATCGGCGCTCAGGCCTTCCACGTCACGCAGGATGAGCGCCTCGCGGTAGGTGTCCGGCAGCGCGAGGATGGCCGTGTGCAGCACCTCGCCGAGCTGCCGCGCGTGCGAGGCCTCGTCCGGCGTGCGCTCGGCCGAGGGCACGTGCTGGGCCACGGGCGTATCCAAGGGCTCGTGCTCGACAGGGGCGCCCGCGCGCTGCCGCCGCGCCCGCAGGCAGTGCGTGCGAGCGACCTGATAGAGCCAGGTGGACAACTCCGCCTCGCCGCGGAACGAATGGATGCCCTGGAAGGCCGCCAGCAGCGTCTCCTGGAGGACCTCGCGGGCCTGCTCCTCGGAGCCGCACATGCGCAGGCCGAAGCGGTACACCTGCTTCTCGTGGCGGCTGAGCAGCTCCTCGAGCGCCCGAGTGTCCCCCGCCTTCGCGGCCTTCACCAGCTCCATGTCGCTCTTGTCGCCCATGCCCTGTCCCCTCGAAGTCTGGGGGCGCCGCGCCCCGGGGTGAATCCTTTTCCGGCCGCCGTGGCTCTCACGGGTCGGAGGTTCCTGGAATGATTTTCCGTCAACTCTTCGATGCCGAGTCTTCTACCTACACCTATCTCATCGGGGATCCGGTCTCACGCCAGGCCGTCCTCATCGACCCCGTGCTCGAGCAGGTGGATCGCGACCTGCGCCGCGTGTCCGAGCTGGGGCTGAAGTTGACCCACGTATTGGATACCCACGTGCACGCCGACCACGTCACCGCCTCGGGCGTGCTGCGCGAGCGCACGGGCTGCGAGGTGGTGGGCGGGGAAGGGGGCGCGCCCTGCGCCAACCGCCACGTCAAGCACGGCGACACCGTCCAGGTGGGCGCGCTGTCCTTCCAGGTGCTCGCGACGCCGGGGCACACCGATGACAGCGTCAGCTATCTCCTGGGCGACCGCGTGTTCACCGGCGACGCGCTGCTCGTGCGCAGCAACGGCCGCACCGACTTCCAGAATGGCAACGCGGGCCAGCTCCACGACTCCATCACCCGCGTGCTGTTCGCGCTGCCCGATGACACGCTCGTCTTCCCGGCCCACGACTACCAGGGCCACACCGCCACGAGCATCGCCGAGGAGAAGCAGCACAACCCCCGGCTGGCGGGAAAGAGTCGCGAGGACTTCATCCAGGTGATGGAGAACCTGCGGCTCCCCAACCCCAAGAAGATCCACCTGGCCGTCCCCGCCAATCGTGAGTGCGGAAGACTGCCTCCTCCGCTCCCTTCCCCGTGAGTGCGCCCATGACGACCGCTCTCTATCAAGACATCACTCCGGCCCAGCTCGGCACGCTGGGCCCCGAGGTCCGCCGCATCGACGTGCGCGAGCCGGACGAGTTCGTGGGACCGCTGGGCCACCTGCCCGGCGCGGAGCTCGTCCCGCTGGGGACGCTGGAGTCCTCGGCGGCCTCGTGGCGGCGGGACGCGCCGCTCTTGCTCATCTGTCGCTCGGGGAAGCGCTCGGTGATCGCCGCGCGGCTCTTGTCCGCCCAGGGCTTCATTTCGCTGTACAACCTCGCCGGCGGCATGCTCGCCGTGCGCGAGTCCTCCTGAGTTCGCCATGCCTCTTCTGGGATTCACCCTCGCGGCGCTCATCGGCCTGTCGCTCGGATTGTTGGGCGGCGGCGGCTCCATCCTCACGGTGCCCATCCTCGTGTACGTGCTCGGGTTCGACCCCAAGCAGTCCATCGCGATGGGATTGGCCGTGGTGGGGATGACGAGCCTGGTGGGCGCCGCCAGTCACTGGCGCAAGGGCAACGTCCGGCTGCGCGCCTCGCTGCCCTTCGCCGCGCTCACCATGGCGGGCACCTACGCGGGAGCGAGGTTCTCCGTTCACGTGCCGGGCGTCATCCAGCTCATCCTCTTCGCCATCATCATGCTGGTGGCCGCGTTCTTCATGTTCCGCAACAGCCGCGCGGACGCCGCGAAGGGCACCGACGGCACCGAGGGTGGACGCCCCGGCAGCATCCCGCTGCTCGTCCTGTCCGCCCTGGGCGTGGGCTCCATCACGGGCCTGGTGGGCGTGGGGGGCGGTTTCCTCATCGTCCCCACGCTGGTGCTGCTGTTGGGCCTGCCCATGAAGCAGGCGGTGGGCACGAGCCTGCTCGTCATCGCGCTCAACTCCTTCGTCGGCTTCGCGGGCTACCTGGGGCACGTGGTGGTGCCTTGGGGCTATCTGGCGGGGTTCACCGCGGTCGCGGTGGTGGGAATCCTCGTGGGCACGTGGGCGTCCCACTTCGTGTCCCAGGCCTCGCTCAAGCGCGCGTTCTCCGTGTTCCTGGTGGTGATGGGCGCGGGCATCCTGATGAAGAACCGCGACACGTTGGCGCGACTGGGCGGAGCCACGCCCGTCACCGCCACCGCGCCCGCGCCCGCCGCCGCGGCATCCTCTTCCGTTCCCTCGCGCTGAGACGCGCGAGTCTCTCCCTGGATCAACATCTTCGAGGATTGACCTTCATGCATCCGTTTCTCGCCGCACTCGCGGGCGGGGTCCTCATCGGGCTCTCCGCCTCGCTCCTTCTCTTGTTCAACGGCCGGACCGCGGGCATCAGCGGCATCACCGGAGGACTGCTCGCGCCAGTCGCCGGAGAGTGGGGCTGGCGCGCGGCCTTCGTCGGAGGGCTCGTCGCGGGTGGGTTCCTGTTGCGCGCGCTCGCGCCGGGGTTGCTCGGGGCGCCGGTCGTCACGGGCGCGCTGATTCCGGTGGCGGCGGGCTTGCTCGTGGGCTTTGGCACGCGGCTGGGCAATGGCTGCACCAGCGGTCACGGCGTCTGCGGGCTGGCCCACGGGGCTCCGCGCTCGCTGGCGGCCACGATGACGTTCATGGCGGCCGGAGCGCTCACTGTCTTCGTCGTGCGTCACGTCCTGGGAGGTGCGGCATGAAGGCCGGATTCATGGCGGCGCTCGCGGGGCTGCTCTTCGCCCTGGGCCTGGGCCTGGGCGGCATGACGGACCCCGCCAAGGTGGTGGGCTTCCTGGACTTCGCGGGCGCGTGGGACCCTTCGCTCGCGTTCGTGATGGGCGGTGCGCTGGCGGTCCATGCACCCCTCCAGCGGCTCATCCGTCGGCGCCGCTCGCCGGTGCTGGCCACGGAGTTCCCGGCGCGCTCCAAGGCGCGAGTGGACTTGCGGCTGGTGGGCGGCGCGGCCCTGTTCGGGGTGGGCTGGGGCCTCGCGGGCTACTGCCCGGGTCCCGCGCTGGTGTCGCTGGCCTCGGGGACGGGGACGGCGCTCCTGTTCGGGGCCTCCATGCTCGGAGGCATGCTCCTCTTCCGGATCGTGGATGGCATGCGCGCGCGTCTCGCGGCCGGGCTGGTAACGTCCTCGTCCTGAGCGCGTGCCCCACGCAGGGGCGCCGCGGGACGAGGGCCGGACCGAATGGAGCGAGGAACCGACGTCGTCATCCTGGGCGCGGGCGTCGTGGGACTGTCGGCCGCTCGGCGGCTGGCGGCCCTGGGCGCCCGCGTCACCGTGCTGGACGCGGTGGAGCCCGGAGGTCGGGGCTCGCGCGCGGCGGCCGGGGTGGCCATCCCCTCCGTTCGGCTGTTGGACGACGGGCCCATGCTCGCCTTCGCCCGGGCAGGCCGCATGCTGCTCGCGGAGGAGCTGGCCACGCTGCCGGACAGCGCGCAGCTTCGACGCGGGCAGGGCATCCTCCGCGTGACGCCGGACTCGAAGAGCCGTGACGCGCTGGCCGAGTCCGCCGCGCGCGACACCGAGGGACTGGGCACCTGGGTGGATTCCGTGAAGCTCGCGCAGCTGGAGCCCGCGCTGGAGGGCACGCCGCTGCTCGGCGCCTTCGTCTCCGAGCACGGCCACATGGTGGACACCGAGGGCTACCTGAACGCGCTGTTGCACGAGGCCCAGCGCGCCGGGGTGCGCCTGCGGCTCGGTGAGTCCGTGCGCTCCCTGGCCGAGCAGCACGGCCGAGTTCATCTCCAGACGGACCGCGATGTGCTGAGCGCCGAGCACGTGCTCGTCGCCGCGGGCCCGTGGTCCACGAAGATTCCCGGCGTGCCGGGCCTGCCGCTGAAGCCCCTGCGCGGGCAGATGCTGGTGGTGCACTCGCCGGGCTTGAAGTTGTCGCGCGTCGTCTCGGGGTCCACGTACCTGGCGCCGTGGCGCGCGGGTGAGATTGTCGTGGGCGCCACCGAGGAGGACGCGGGCTTCGTCGAGCAGGTGACCCCCGCGGGCCTGCTGCACCTGAGCGCCACGGTGGCCAAGCTGGCGCCCCGTCTGCGCGAGGCCCGCTTCGTGCGCGCCTGGGCCGGACTGCGCGCCGCGACGCCCGATGGTCGCCCATACCTGGGGCGCTTCCCCGGCATGCGCCAGACGTACGTCGCGACGGGACTGGGCGGCCAGGGCATCCTCACCGGTGCGCTGGCGGCGGTCGCCCTGGTGGACCTCATCACGCAGGGCCGCAGTGACATCGCGGCCCCGTTCGATCCCGCGCGGCTCGCGGGCTGAGCGCGGCGGAGGCCGCTCCCCGCGGACTCAGTACAGCGTCACCGAGTCGAACGGGCGGTTGAGCTTCGTGCGAGCCCGAGGCAGCACGGCCTGGACCGCCTGCGCGTTGCCGCTCGCGAGCGCGTCCAGCAAGGCCTGGGTCTGCTTGGGCCACGTGCTGCTCGCGCGGGCGCAGCGCACGGCCTCGCTCCAGTCCGAGCTGCCCCCCGCCACGGCGAGGCCCGCCACGCTCTCCGCCGTCTTCAGCGGCTCGCCGATGGCGCGGGCCTGCTCCTCCGCCTTGGCGAACCAGTCGACGGCCTCGGCGGCTCGGCCCTCGTCGAGGAACAGGCGCCCCAGCTCCGCCGCGATGACCTGCCGGTGGAACGCGTCCTGGAGTTGCTCCGCGCCCGCGTAGGCCTCGATGAAGTGCGTCACGGCCGCGTCTCGCTGACCCGCCGCCAGCTCCAGGCCCGCGAGCCGATAGCGGTGGTGCTTGGCGAAGTTGACGCCCCAGTTCTCGCTGATCTTCTCGAAGCGTCGCCACGTGGCGATGGACTCCGGGAACTGCCGCGCCGTCTCCTGGAGATAGCTCGCGTTGGAGATGAGGTTGATCTTCAGGTGCGTGGCGCTCGCGTCGTGCAGGTCGCCCACGCAGCGCATGGCGAGCTTCTCCTCCACCAGCGCCTTGTCCAGCTTGCGCTCGGAGAACCACGTCAGCGCGCACACGTTGCGCAGCCACCCCTCCTGGAGCGCGCGGTCCGCGCCCGTGCAGCCCGCCAGCGCGGCCAGCCCCGCCTCCACTTCCTCGCGTGCATTCGGGAGCTGCCCGAAGCGCTTGGTCAGCGTCAGGGCCCGGAACATCCGCAGCCGCGCCACCATCTCGGGAGGCAGGCGGCACTCCAGCCCGCGCCCGAACGCCGCCATCGCGTCGTCATGCGCGCCCGTGTAGACGTGCACCACGCCCAGGCTGCGCTCCAGGAGCGCCCGCAGCTCGTCGCCGTCGCCCAGGCTGCCCCGGTCAATCTCGATGGCCGGGGTGACGAAGCCCGTGTCCAGCCGGTCCCACGCCTCGGCCACGCCCTGGG
This genomic stretch from Myxococcaceae bacterium JPH2 harbors:
- a CDS encoding YeeE/YedE family protein, with the translated sequence MHPFLAALAGGVLIGLSASLLLLFNGRTAGISGITGGLLAPVAGEWGWRAAFVGGLVAGGFLLRALAPGLLGAPVVTGALIPVAAGLLVGFGTRLGNGCTSGHGVCGLAHGAPRSLAATMTFMAAGALTVFVVRHVLGGAA
- a CDS encoding MBL fold metallo-hydrolase, coding for MIFRQLFDAESSTYTYLIGDPVSRQAVLIDPVLEQVDRDLRRVSELGLKLTHVLDTHVHADHVTASGVLRERTGCEVVGGEGGAPCANRHVKHGDTVQVGALSFQVLATPGHTDDSVSYLLGDRVFTGDALLVRSNGRTDFQNGNAGQLHDSITRVLFALPDDTLVFPAHDYQGHTATSIAEEKQHNPRLAGKSREDFIQVMENLRLPNPKKIHLAVPANRECGRLPPPLPSP
- a CDS encoding rhodanese-like domain-containing protein, yielding MTTALYQDITPAQLGTLGPEVRRIDVREPDEFVGPLGHLPGAELVPLGTLESSAASWRRDAPLLLICRSGKRSVIAARLLSAQGFISLYNLAGGMLAVRESS
- a CDS encoding sigma-70 family RNA polymerase sigma factor codes for the protein MGDKSDMELVKAAKAGDTRALEELLSRHEKQVYRFGLRMCGSEEQAREVLQETLLAAFQGIHSFRGEAELSTWLYQVARTHCLRARRQRAGAPVEHEPLDTPVAQHVPSAERTPDEASHARQLGEVLHTAILALPDTYREALILRDVEGLSADEAARVVGIEVRALKSRLHRARNQLREDLTTLLGESAVDTGNGCPELAQVLAQDAEGDIDQATCVRLEEHLATCPNCSDACDSLQRTVSLCRRIPGDAVPAPVRAAVRQALTRALTP
- a CDS encoding lantibiotic dehydratase, with the protein product MKGWSLFPHVVVRTTGFPFDWLERLGWPEAVAWARRLDVERRALEALRAEGPRVKRPPRAVLAALKAGRPVDTEGLESPERFAAWNARAAEAQAVESAFEAAVNRERDAADAALESFRREPRFLEAIASSSPPVAKDLLSGRDGARLERQVASYLQRVCAKNETMGFFGPINYGALVPEAPTGVSVHWSGPRVLRGRNTFAASWLVQGLVRAVAFDPDVAPWLVLRRKAFAEVPGRKAAPAPASAEELLPRLVELADGTRPLASLASSLGVEPGLAREAARLGCDKGLLTHQLEVPAAAHHPVDDLSERVAGLPGSASRRHARGLSALAACMARYSAADAAAKMTVQEDFARLAREHWGVAPPTARSASGEVARGGAEAHNFYQDRLPLREECGGDLRVSVSGERARELEARMVPALTLMGEAARRTREAARTALAARLGVRTVPFWKVVAAYSDGPVPFDTSVSEALARAIPDATARVVEVGGALEVAPPVDARALPLVTSVDVLVGAASVDAWARGDYELVLGDVHDTALVWGWALQFHEARARVEGDMVRALAAVSRPGPLVTVLASRRTGLLPAELPGPVVELGGVSARAAAWRLPFDDLFVESDGKSVRLVSKRLGSEVFLHNGELESPVHTAFALPRIRPLRVSLGAHTPRLTVGGAVVQREQWRLSSEEREALQVGRDDRARLRAAVAVWDAKGMPDCVFAKFKDERKPVLVDVRSPALLRVFLNLLEQKEEVVLSEMRPGPEALWLRSDEGRHTVELRCTLLWGAETPEVRE
- a CDS encoding FAD-dependent oxidoreductase; the protein is MERGTDVVILGAGVVGLSAARRLAALGARVTVLDAVEPGGRGSRAAAGVAIPSVRLLDDGPMLAFARAGRMLLAEELATLPDSAQLRRGQGILRVTPDSKSRDALAESAARDTEGLGTWVDSVKLAQLEPALEGTPLLGAFVSEHGHMVDTEGYLNALLHEAQRAGVRLRLGESVRSLAEQHGRVHLQTDRDVLSAEHVLVAAGPWSTKIPGVPGLPLKPLRGQMLVVHSPGLKLSRVVSGSTYLAPWRAGEIVVGATEEDAGFVEQVTPAGLLHLSATVAKLAPRLREARFVRAWAGLRAATPDGRPYLGRFPGMRQTYVATGLGGQGILTGALAAVALVDLITQGRSDIAAPFDPARLAG
- a CDS encoding sulfite exporter TauE/SafE family protein, with amino-acid sequence MPLLGFTLAALIGLSLGLLGGGGSILTVPILVYVLGFDPKQSIAMGLAVVGMTSLVGAASHWRKGNVRLRASLPFAALTMAGTYAGARFSVHVPGVIQLILFAIIMLVAAFFMFRNSRADAAKGTDGTEGGRPGSIPLLVLSALGVGSITGLVGVGGGFLIVPTLVLLLGLPMKQAVGTSLLVIALNSFVGFAGYLGHVVVPWGYLAGFTAVAVVGILVGTWASHFVSQASLKRAFSVFLVVMGAGILMKNRDTLARLGGATPVTATAPAPAAAASSSVPSR
- a CDS encoding tetratricopeptide repeat protein codes for the protein MGVPVSRALAVSVAGGSPSSLPSRAIEVDAGMALPVAFGGLRKILRACEDAAPEPVRALARARPAEWNRLFPGTIDGAPDLGDLALSPSERRLHRESEQVFWILTVAAQAIVAALRASGRPLVIHGAGECDLVSLRAVMRAAEWGRLEGLEGTVVLTDWNVRRPYGAECFEPRRRAYLGALCERMRTASPQGLGVVSSRLVEPAVDLEGRYLQLVVDASLSREERVAAAILAIRACFFTSNYEGATLAAEQGLALLGTGAEGASPQGVAEAWDRLDTGFVTPAIEIDRGSLGDGDELRALLERSLGVVHVYTGAHDDAMAAFGRGLECRLPPEMVARLRMFRALTLTKRFGQLPNAREEVEAGLAALAGCTGADRALQEGWLRNVCALTWFSERKLDKALVEEKLAMRCVGDLHDASATHLKINLISNASYLQETARQFPESIATWRRFEKISENWGVNFAKHHRYRLAGLELAAGQRDAAVTHFIEAYAGAEQLQDAFHRQVIAAELGRLFLDEGRAAEAVDWFAKAEEQARAIGEPLKTAESVAGLAVAGGSSDWSEAVRCARASSTWPKQTQALLDALASGNAQAVQAVLPRARTKLNRPFDSVTLY
- a CDS encoding YeeE/YedE family protein codes for the protein MKAGFMAALAGLLFALGLGLGGMTDPAKVVGFLDFAGAWDPSLAFVMGGALAVHAPLQRLIRRRRSPVLATEFPARSKARVDLRLVGGAALFGVGWGLAGYCPGPALVSLASGTGTALLFGASMLGGMLLFRIVDGMRARLAAGLVTSSS